One Nicotiana sylvestris chromosome 12, ASM39365v2, whole genome shotgun sequence genomic window carries:
- the LOC104227057 gene encoding putative F-box/LRR-repeat protein 22 gives MVCEGLVEAFPKLPLLEELSLTHTDITTERIEALGYSCPRLKSFKLNNSCYMGTGYYSDGEDGRNEEALAIARNLPALHHLQLICNSMTNEGLQAILDGCPHLVSLDLRLCSNLNLHLNEVLSSRISRHIKDMKYPNDSMRGFTFGFQHWGDDVDENNMSSNDDIYDGYFWF, from the coding sequence ATGGTCTGTGAAGGCTTGGTTGAAGCATTTCCAAAGCTCCCATTGTTAGAGGAGCTGAGTCTCACGCACACTGATATCACCACAGAGAGAATTGAAGCTCTTGGATATTCTTGCCCACGGTTGAAGTCCTTTAAATTGAATAACTCGTGTTATATGGGGACAGGTTATTACTCTGATGGAGAAGATGGAAGAAATGAAGAGGCTTTAGCTATTGCTAGAAACCTGCCCGCCTTGCACCACCTACAGCTCATTTGTAACAGCATGACAAATGAAGGCCTCCAAGCTATTCTTGATGGTTGTCCTCATCTTGTATCACTTGACTTGCGGCTGTGCTCTAACCTCAACCTCCACCTCAATGAAGTCTTGAGTAGTAGAATTTCTCGACATATTAAAGATATGAAGTACCCTAATGACTCTATGAGAGGTTTTACATTTGGATTTCAGCATTGGGGGGATGACGTTGATGAAAATAACATGTCTTCAAATGATGACATATATGATGGTTACTTTTGGTTTTGA
- the LOC104227054 gene encoding uncharacterized protein: protein MLPEPTVLGVFDSRTVVLPSEYALPEVGSSGAKGARPTEVCSAFEEVRRLHFMAFDRLRSELLRHGARLRKALDKGESLRLLNEEKEVELMHWRYEAYRSSNYESYLMEQLQKKMEALEYLKVEADRVRNACSELRAQV from the exons ATGTTGCCCGAGCCTACTGTTCTCGGAGTGTTTGATTCCAGAACGGTGGTTCTTCcaagtgaatatgctttgcccgaggttggttcttccgGGGCCAAAGGGGCAAGACCAACAGAAGTATGCTccgccttcgaggaagtccgtcggcttcacttcatg gcctttgataggctcaggtctgagcttctccgtcatggggctaggcttcggaaagctctggataagggtgagtcccttaggctccttaacgaggagaaggaggttgaattgatgcactggcgatatgaggcgtatcggagctcgaattacgagagctatttgatggagcag ctgcagaaaaagatggaggcttTGGAGTACCTTAAAGTCGAAGCTGACCGAGTCAGAAATGCTTGCAGtgaactgagggctcaggtgTAG